In Xenorhabdus nematophila ATCC 19061, one DNA window encodes the following:
- the hflC gene encoding protease modulator HflC, producing MRKSLVFTIAAVLVVLYSSIFIVYEGQRGIMLRFGKVVRDSDNKPLVYQPGPHFKVPFIETVKTLDARIQTMDIKADRFLTSENKDLIVDSYLKWRIKDFSSYYLATGNGEIAQAELLLKRKFSDRLRSEIGRLDVRGIVTDSRGRLTTDVRNALNLGTSEDDSSADSDIASAAARIEKETKGKQPVLNPNSMAALGIEVVDVRIKQINLPDEVSGAIYQRMRAEREAVARRHRSQGLEEAEKVRAAADKTATEIKAEANSEALVLRGEGDAEATKLFADAFSKDPEFYAFIRSLRAYEKSFQNDGNIMVLSPDSDFFRYMKEPSKPRHNQND from the coding sequence ATGCGTAAGTCATTAGTCTTCACTATTGCCGCCGTATTGGTTGTGCTGTATTCGTCGATATTTATCGTGTATGAAGGTCAGCGTGGCATCATGCTGCGTTTTGGCAAAGTTGTGCGTGATTCTGATAATAAGCCATTGGTTTATCAGCCCGGTCCGCATTTCAAAGTTCCATTTATTGAAACTGTTAAAACACTTGATGCCCGTATCCAAACGATGGATATCAAGGCTGACCGTTTCCTGACCAGTGAAAATAAAGACCTGATTGTTGACTCATATCTGAAATGGCGGATTAAAGATTTCAGCAGCTACTATCTGGCAACAGGTAATGGAGAAATTGCTCAGGCTGAACTTTTGTTGAAACGTAAATTCAGTGACCGTCTGCGTTCTGAAATTGGTCGTTTGGATGTGCGTGGTATCGTGACAGATTCTCGTGGTCGCTTGACGACAGATGTGCGTAATGCACTGAACTTGGGAACAAGTGAAGATGATTCGAGCGCAGACAGCGATATCGCTTCGGCTGCGGCGCGTATAGAGAAAGAAACGAAAGGCAAACAACCCGTCCTGAATCCGAACAGTATGGCGGCATTGGGGATTGAAGTTGTAGACGTTCGTATCAAGCAAATTAACTTGCCGGACGAAGTCTCAGGCGCGATTTACCAGCGTATGCGTGCAGAACGTGAAGCGGTAGCGCGTCGTCATCGTTCACAAGGTCTGGAAGAAGCAGAAAAGGTTCGTGCTGCCGCTGATAAAACAGCAACTGAAATCAAAGCTGAAGCAAATAGCGAGGCATTGGTTTTACGCGGTGAAGGAGATGCAGAAGCGACCAAACTGTTCGCTGATGCGTTCAGTAAAGATCCTGAATTCTACGCATTCATCCGTAGCCTGCGTGCTTACGAGAAGAGCTTCCAAAATGACGGAAACATTATGGTACTCAGTCCGGATAGTGATTTCTTCCGTTATATGAAAGAACCTTCTAAGCCGCGCCACAATCAAAATGATTGA
- a CDS encoding adenylosuccinate synthase, whose amino-acid sequence MGKNVVVLGTQWGDEGKGKIVDLLTERAKYVVRYQGGHNAGHTLVINGEKTVLHLIPSGILRENVISIIANGVVLAPDALMKEMRELESRGVPVHERLLISEACPLILPYHVALDNAREKARGAKAIGTTGRGIGPAYEDKVARRGLRVGDLFDKETFAAKLKEIIEYHNFQLVNYYKEPAVDYQQTLDDILAVADILTGMVVDVSDLLYKATQKGELVMFEGAQGTLLDIDHGTYPYVTSSNTTAGGVATGSGLGPRYVDYVLGIVKAYSTRVGAGPFPTELFDETGEYLREKGQEFGATTGRSRRTGWLDIVAIRRAIQINSLSGFCMTKLDVLDGLKEVKICVGYRQADGSVIDTTPLAAENWEGIEAVYETLPGWDESTFGAKEHSQLPQAALDYIKRVEELTGVPVDIISTGPDRAETMILRDPFDA is encoded by the coding sequence ATGGGTAAGAACGTTGTCGTATTGGGCACCCAATGGGGTGACGAGGGCAAGGGTAAAATCGTCGACTTGCTGACTGAACGAGCTAAGTACGTAGTTCGTTATCAAGGGGGCCACAATGCGGGCCATACACTAGTCATCAACGGTGAAAAAACCGTTCTCCACTTAATCCCATCTGGGATCTTACGTGAAAATGTCATTAGCATTATCGCAAATGGGGTCGTTTTAGCACCAGATGCTTTGATGAAAGAGATGAGAGAGCTTGAATCACGTGGGGTTCCTGTACATGAGCGCCTGCTTATTTCTGAAGCCTGTCCGCTGATCCTGCCTTACCATGTTGCTCTGGATAACGCCCGCGAAAAAGCGCGTGGTGCCAAGGCGATTGGTACAACTGGCCGTGGTATTGGTCCTGCATATGAAGACAAAGTCGCACGTCGTGGTCTGCGTGTAGGCGATCTGTTCGATAAAGAAACTTTCGCAGCCAAACTGAAAGAGATCATCGAATACCATAACTTCCAATTAGTTAACTACTACAAAGAACCTGCCGTTGATTATCAGCAAACGCTGGATGACATTCTGGCTGTTGCAGATATCCTGACTGGCATGGTAGTTGACGTTTCTGACCTGCTTTACAAAGCAACTCAGAAAGGTGAGCTGGTCATGTTCGAAGGTGCTCAGGGGACGTTGCTGGATATCGACCACGGTACCTATCCTTATGTCACTTCTTCCAACACAACTGCTGGTGGTGTTGCGACAGGTTCCGGTCTGGGTCCACGCTACGTTGACTATGTACTGGGTATCGTCAAGGCATACTCCACCCGTGTTGGTGCAGGTCCATTCCCGACTGAACTGTTTGATGAAACAGGTGAATACCTGCGTGAGAAAGGTCAGGAATTCGGGGCGACCACAGGTCGTAGCCGCCGTACTGGCTGGTTGGACATCGTTGCCATTCGTCGCGCGATCCAAATCAACTCCTTGTCTGGCTTCTGCATGACCAAACTGGACGTACTGGACGGCCTGAAAGAAGTGAAAATCTGCGTGGGTTACCGTCAGGCTGATGGTTCTGTCATTGACACGACACCACTGGCAGCAGAGAACTGGGAAGGTATTGAAGCAGTTTATGAAACTCTGCCGGGCTGGGATGAGAGCACTTTCGGCGCGAAAGAGCACAGCCAGTTGCCACAAGCGGCACTGGACTACATCAAACGTGTAGAAGAGCTGACTGGTGTTCCTGTAGATATTATTTCTACAGGTCCCGATCGTGCAGAAACCATGATCCTGCGTGATCCATTTGATGCTTAA
- the hflK gene encoding FtsH protease activity modulator HflK, producing the protein MAWNQPGNNGQDRDPWGSSNNNGGNSGGNNKGGRNRGATDLDDLFRKLSQKLGGLGGNKGGNGSEQNPKFGGRLIGLAVAAAVAVWVVSGFYTIKETERGVVTRLGKFSHVVQPGLNWKMTFIDRVRAVNVESVRELATSGVMLTSDENVVRAEMNVQYRVTDPAAYLFNVTNPDNSLRQATDSAVRGVVGKYTMEKILTADRTIVRNDTQKVLEETIRPYHMGITLLDVNFQTARPPEEVKAAFDDVIAAREEEQKTIREAEAYKNSVLPIAKGDAQRMIEEAKAYKASVVFNARGEVASFAKILPEYKAAPEITRERLYIETMERVLSHTRKVIANEKSNNMLVLPLDQVLRNQAEAPKFHQNTKVAPEKGNTTHSTSTQEYNSNAGYDSSGYGNSNNLRGDALRQGRP; encoded by the coding sequence ATGGCGTGGAATCAGCCCGGTAATAACGGACAGGACCGCGACCCGTGGGGAAGCAGCAATAATAATGGCGGCAACTCCGGCGGCAACAATAAAGGTGGTCGAAACCGTGGGGCAACTGATCTCGACGATCTGTTCCGTAAACTGAGTCAAAAACTTGGTGGTCTCGGTGGAAACAAAGGTGGAAATGGTTCTGAACAGAATCCTAAATTTGGCGGGCGTCTTATTGGTCTTGCCGTTGCTGCTGCAGTTGCTGTCTGGGTTGTAAGTGGTTTCTATACGATTAAAGAAACAGAACGTGGTGTCGTGACTCGGCTGGGTAAATTCAGTCATGTCGTTCAACCCGGTCTGAACTGGAAAATGACATTTATCGATCGCGTACGCGCGGTTAACGTTGAATCTGTTCGTGAACTGGCAACATCAGGTGTCATGTTGACATCGGATGAAAACGTTGTACGTGCAGAAATGAACGTTCAGTATCGTGTCACTGATCCAGCTGCCTATCTTTTCAACGTCACCAATCCTGACAATAGTCTGCGTCAAGCAACAGACAGCGCAGTACGTGGGGTGGTTGGCAAATACACAATGGAAAAAATCCTGACAGCGGATCGTACTATTGTGCGTAATGATACTCAGAAAGTACTGGAAGAAACGATTCGCCCGTACCACATGGGAATCACGTTGCTGGATGTTAACTTCCAGACTGCGCGTCCACCAGAAGAGGTGAAAGCTGCATTCGATGATGTGATCGCCGCACGCGAAGAAGAGCAAAAAACCATTCGTGAAGCAGAAGCTTACAAAAACTCTGTTCTGCCGATCGCCAAAGGTGACGCTCAACGCATGATTGAAGAAGCCAAAGCCTATAAAGCCAGTGTGGTATTCAATGCACGGGGTGAAGTGGCCAGTTTTGCTAAAATCCTGCCTGAATATAAAGCTGCACCGGAAATTACCCGCGAGCGCCTTTATATTGAAACGATGGAACGTGTTCTGAGCCATACCCGCAAAGTTATTGCGAATGAAAAGAGCAATAACATGCTGGTATTGCCATTGGATCAAGTTCTGCGCAATCAGGCTGAAGCACCTAAGTTTCACCAGAATACCAAGGTAGCGCCAGAGAAGGGCAATACGACGCATTCTACATCAACGCAAGAGTACAACAGCAATGCTGGTTATGACAGCTCTGGCTATGGAAATTCAAACAACCTGCGTGGTGATGCGCTAAGACAAGGGAGGCCATAA